The Candidatus Saccharimonadales bacterium genome contains the following window.
GTTATAGCCGGCAATGTGCCCGCCGGTAAAGCCTAGGTTGGTTGGATTTTCGACCAAAACAATGTCGTTAATTTTGCGTAGAGTATCAACTGAGCCGTCGGCAGAACCGTTGTCCACAACGACCAGCTCGATGTTTTTGTAAGTCTGCTTGCGGGTATTCTCGAGGCAGGCAATAGTGTCGTCAATACCATTCCAGTTAACAATAACGATTGAGACCAGCGGCTGTTTGCTTGAGATCATTACTTTAAGTGGTTCCTGGTTTTTATCAAGGCCTTTTTAACAGATAGCGGCAGAACTTTTTTGGCTACCTGGGTTGCCTTGTTGGACTTTTTTAACTTTGGGGCCATTTGTAATCGGTCCAATTTTCCGGGCCGATTAACCAATAAATTGCTAAGACCAGCAAGTGTAACCGACCAATCTAAATTGCGCCGTTCAGTCTTGATGCTAGCTTTAACCTCTTTAAGGATCTTAGGCTCCAGGATATCTAAAATGGCTTTTTCGAGAGCCGCTTCATCATTGGGCGGCACCACAAAGCCCAGTTTTTTAGGTGCGATAATTTCGTCAGATAGATAATCACCCTCGGTCGAAATAGTTGGAAGGTCGGCAAGCAAATGGTCTAGCACCCTAGTCCGGTGCGAAAACTCGGTTTCTATCGAAGCTCTATGAGTATTAACCGCCACGTCTGCTTCGAGCAAATAATCTATTCGCTCACCATACTTAACCCAACCTTTATTGAAAAAAACATTTTTGCCGACCAGGCCTAATTCGGTAGCCAAGCGCTGAGTTTCGAGTGACTCTTTGGTTTCTTTGACACTGGGGTTAGGGTGTTTGATGCCAAAAAATACTAACTTGATGTCCGGCCGCTTGTTTTCGAGGCTTTTCATAGCTCTAATTAACACTTGGGCGTCAAAGTGTCCCCAAATGCCGCCCGTCCAAAGCAAGACTTTGTCGGTCTTAGAAATACCATTCATCACGCCCTTAATGACCGGGCGAGTACTTTTTATTGATACGCCGGTGTCGATGCCCATGGGGGCGCTTATAAAGCGGTCATAAATCGGACGGGAGCTGTAGTTCGCTAGATGAACCTGATCGGCACCAAAAACGTATCCTGTCCAATAATCTAGTTGGCGTCGGTTAGAGAATAAGAAAAGATCTCCATTAGCAAAAAAATGGCGGTACATAGCAAGCGACTGGTCAAATTGTTCGTCATTTTGCGACCAGCTTTCTGGGTCATTGAAAAGGCTTGAAACTAAATTCTCGACTGGACCCACAACGTATAGATCAAAAACTATAAAAATCTGGTGTTGGTTGCAGTAGCTAATCATTGGCTCGCTTAACCAGTGCGCAATGACTACGCCAAAATCCTTAAAAGAAGTCTCAAATAGACGTGCGTCTATACTCGCGACATCATAAGATCGTTTAAATCCAGCTTCTGGAACGTAGGAGGGGTCAAAGAATCCGACAGTTACGTCAAATTGGGTCGATAACTGT
Protein-coding sequences here:
- a CDS encoding glycosyltransferase family 4 protein, with protein sequence MRSSGRPKVLVISHDKVGASMAGPGIRYHYMAEQLSTQFDVTVGFFDPSYVPEAGFKRSYDVASIDARLFETSFKDFGVVIAHWLSEPMISYCNQHQIFIVFDLYVVGPVENLVSSLFNDPESWSQNDEQFDQSLAMYRHFFANGDLFLFSNRRQLDYWTGYVFGADQVHLANYSSRPIYDRFISAPMGIDTGVSIKSTRPVIKGVMNGISKTDKVLLWTGGIWGHFDAQVLIRAMKSLENKRPDIKLVFFGIKHPNPSVKETKESLETQRLATELGLVGKNVFFNKGWVKYGERIDYLLEADVAVNTHRASIETEFSHRTRVLDHLLADLPTISTEGDYLSDEIIAPKKLGFVVPPNDEAALEKAILDILEPKILKEVKASIKTERRNLDWSVTLAGLSNLLVNRPGKLDRLQMAPKLKKSNKATQVAKKVLPLSVKKALIKTRNHLK